The sequence GATGAACCCTCGACCGCGCAGGCCCACAACTCGTTAGGCTGGCTGTACCGTACCCAGTTTGATGACTACGAACGCGCCGAAAATCATTACAAAGCGGCTATACGCAGCAATCCCAACTATCCGCATGCTTATATTAACCTGTTAATATTATATACTTACCAGGAGCAATGGGAAAAGCTAAAACCAGTAGCCGACAAGGCCATGAACCGCCCGCTGGTTGATAAATCGCTGATCAACTACCGCCTGGGGATAATGGAAGAATACCTGCAAAATTTTGATAGCGCGATAGCTTATTACAAAAAAGCCATTAAGCTTTGCCTTAATTTCGATTCGATAGAGGATTATAAGCGGGCTATTGCCAATTGCGAGTATAAATCGACACTGTAATACCTCTCCCCGCCCCTCTCCAAAGGAGAGGGAGAGTTAAAACATGATTTCTGATGTCATGCTGAACTTGTTTCAGCATCCCATATGCAAATTCGCGACCATCCAAATGGGATGCCGAAACAAGTTCGGCATGACTGTTTATTTGTTTATTTTTCTCTCTTAAACATCACCGCGCTTAAAGGCGGCAACGTGATCAGTATCGAATGATCCTTACCATGCCAGCCTTCCTCTTCTGAAATGCTGATCTCTGCATTGCCGACACCACTGCCCCAGTATTTCTTTTCGTCGCTATTGAATAGCTGCTTCCACTTGCCACCAGCAGGTACGCCTGTGCGCTGGTTGTGGCGTACTACCGGGGTCATATTCAGCACTACAACAATATCATCATCCGGATCGGTGCCTTTACGCACATATACCAGTACCGAATCGTTAGCATTGCCGCCATCCAGCCATTCAAAGCCAGTGCTTTCAAAGCCTTTTTCATATAGGGCGGGTTCGCTTTTATACAGTGCGTTCAGGTCTTTAATGGTTTGCTGTATGCCCAGGTGGTTAGGGTATTGCAGCAAGTGCCATTGCAGCGATTGCTGGTAATTCCACTCATCTCCCTGACCAAATTCGGCGCCCATAAAAAGCAGTTTGGTACCCGGATGTGTGAACATATATCCATATACCAAACGCAGGTTGGCAAATTGCTGCCATTCATCACCCGGCATTTTGCGCAGCATCGACCCTTTGCCGTATACCACCTCATCGTGCGAGAATGGCAGCATAAAGTTTTCGGTAAAGGCGTATATCAGGCTAAACGTAGCCACATTGTGGTGATATTTCCTGTTGATGGGGTCTTCGCCGAAGTATTTAATAGTATCGTGCATCCAGCCCATCATCCATTTCATACCGAAGCCTAAGCCGCCGGTATAAACCGGGCGGCTAACGCCGGTGAACGAGGTTGATTCCTCGGCAATGGTTTGCACATCGGGGAAGTGGCTGTATACGGCCGAGTTAAATTCCTTCAGGAAAGATATCGCCTCCAGGTTCTCGTTACCGCCATACTGGTTTTGTTCCCACTCGCCATACTTGCGCGAATAATCGAGATACAGCATCGAAGCTACGGCATCTACCCGCAGGCCATCTACATGGTACCTGTCCAGCCAAAACAGCGCGTTACTGATCAGAAATGCCCTTACCTCGTTACGGCCATAGTTAAATATGTACGATTTCCAATCGGGGTGAAAGCCCTTACGCACGTCGGCATGCTCGTATAAATGCGTACCGTCAAATTTGTAAAGCGCATGCGCATCACCAGGGAAGTGCGAGGGGACCCAATCCAGTATCACCCCTATCCCGGCTTTATGAAATTCTTCTACCAGGTACATCAATTGCTTTGGCGTACCATAACGCGAGCTGGCCGCGAAGTAGCCGCTCACCTGGTAACCCCAGCTTGGGTAGTAGGGGTGTTCCATTATCGGCATCAGTTCTACATGGGTAAAGCCCATTTCTTTTACGTAAGGCACCAGCTTTTCAGCCATTTGAGCGTAGGTATAAAACTCATCGGGGCTTTCCGGGCTGCGCGCCCACGAGCCAAAGTGTACCTCGTAAACCGAATATGGCTTATCCAGTCCATTATGTTGCAGGCGGTTGGCCATCCAGTCCTGATCCTTCCACTCGTAATAAGTATCGGCTACAATAGAGGCTGTAGACGGCGGCACTTCCCAGCGCAGGGCAAATGGGTCGGCTTTTTCCAGATCTTCGCCTGTAGAGGCTTTAATGTAGTATTTGTACACTTCTCCATCGCCTACGTTCGGTACAAAAACCTCCCATATGCCCGAACCATCCCAACGGGGGAACAGCGGTGTAGCGCTTTTATTCCAGCCATTAAAATTGGCTATAACCGATACCGTTTGGGCATTAGGCGCCCAAACCGCAAAATAGGTACCCACCACACCCTTATATTCCACCACGTGCGAACCTAATTTCTCGTATAATTTATAATGCTTGCCCGATTTAAACAGGGCGATATCAAAGTCGGTAAACCGGCTGTAAACCTCAGGCATAGGCGATGCACTATCCACTACTTCAATTACGGCATCTTGTTTATCGGTTGTTTTTTTTGTCGTTGTTTTTTTAGGGGCAGCTGCCTTTTTAGGCGTTACGGCTTTTGCAGTTTCGGCCTTGGCTTTAGCGGCTACTACCTCCTTTAATGGTTTATCAGCGGCAGGCGTAGTTTTTTTAGATGCCGCGGCTTTTTTCACAGATTTATCGGCAGCAGGTTCGGCTTTTTTAGCCGGCATTGCCTTTTTTTTACTTGCAGGTTTTTCTACAGGTAAGTCGGTTGCAGGGGTGGGAGTTTTTTTTGCCATAATAGATCGCCCATCGGGCGCAGATAATTTTTAGGCGATGAGGCTAACGTGCCATCATCTCATCAAATATACTCAATTCAACATATATCTGCCTGCCTTGTTTGGCAGATCTCCAACCTACTGACAGACAATATCTTAAACAAGAAAAGCCGCAATCACGCGGCTTTTCTTGTTAATTTAAGACTAATCTCTGATTAACTAATCTCCAATCTCTTATTTTTTAATGACATGTTTAACAATATCATTACCAAAAACAAACACCATCAGGGTGATTAATATTACAAAACCCACCAGTTGCGCCCGTTCAAGGAACTTGTCGCTCAATGGTTTGCCTTTGATCATCTCTATGATCAGGAACAAGGCATGGCCGCCATCCAGCGCCGGGATAGGCAGCAGGTTCATTAGCGCCAGTGCCATAGATAGTAAACCAACCAGGCTCCAAAACTTAAACCAATCTACATGGCTGCCAAACATGGTGGCCATAGCAACCGGGCCGCTTACAGCCTTGTTAAACTTCAGTTCGCCTTTAAATACCTTGCCCAAACCTTTGGCATTATCAGCAAACATACCCCAGGCACGGTTAGCACCAACAGGCAGCGCGCTGATCAGGCCATAATTTTCTGTTTTGGTTACAGGTTCATCGGGTTTAATAGCGATGCCGGTGCTGCCATCCTTAAAACCAAGTTTACCGTCTTTATTAATTTCGGTAGCCAGGGTTAATAAATTACCATGACGTTTTACCGTCAGGTCGGTCTTTTGATTTTTGTACTTCAGCAATTCAGCCTGGAACTCATCGAAGAATGTAACCGGCACCTTGTTAACCGCGGTAACGCTATCGCCCTTTTGCAAACCGGCCAATTGGGCATTACTGCCCTTCACTACCGAATCGATAGCGAACTTTGTACGCGGGGTAACAAACTCGCCGATACCATAATCAGAAATATCATTCAGGATATTGCCCGGAACGGTGATGATTTTTTCTTCACCGCCTCTTACAACGGTAAGTTGGGTGTTACCCAGCAGCACCTTCGAGCTTATTAACTCCTCAAAATGCTGAATAGTTTTTCCGTTTACCGCAATGATCTTATCGCCTGCCTTCAGGCCAATATGTGTACCGATCTTACCGGGAACAATACCAAATTTCACATTATCATTAGGTACAAAGGTTTCGCCATATTTAAGGGTGATCATCCAAAAAATGAAGATGCCCAGGATGATATTCACTACGATACCGCCCAGCATCACGATCAAACGCTGCCAGGCCGGTTTAGAACGGAACTCCCATGGCTGCGGTGGCCCGGCCAGTTGCTCGGTATCCATCGATTCATCTATCATCCCGGCAATTTTAACATAACCGCCCAATGGCAGCCAGCCTATGCCGTATTCGACCCCTTTGTAATTAAATTTGAACAGACTAAAGTTCCAGGCATCAAAAAACAGGTAGAATTTCTCTACTTTAATGCCAAAAGCACGGGCGGCAAAAAAATGCCCTGCCTCGTGCAGGATAACCAAAATTGAAAGGCCCAGCAACAACTGGCCCACCATAATCACTATACTCATTCGTTACTTTGTAATCAAATTGTTAACGCCATTAGGGGCATTATGCTTTATTAAATATTCTGCTAATATGCGTGTTTCTTTGTCAGTATTCAAATAATCATTTAAGGTTGGGGTTTCCTTAAATTCAACATCGGCCATACACTGCTCAATTACGTCGCTCATGGCCAAAAAACCTACTTCATCTTTCAAAAACCCTGCCACGGCAACTTCGTTGGCCGCGTTAATGATACATGGCATATTCCCCCCCCTGTCCAGCGCATCGAAAGCCAGCTTCAGGTTGCGGAAACTTTCCATGTCCGGTTTCTCAAAACTCAGATTTGGGTAAGCGGTAAAATCGAAACGTTTAAATTCATTCCTAACCCGGTGCGGATAGGTAAGTGCATACTGAATAGGCAACTTCATGTCCGGAAGGCCCATTTGAGCCTTGATAGAGCCATCGGTAAACTGCACCATAGAGTGGATGATGGATTGCGGATGCACAATTACCTCTATCTGCTCAGGCGTTAAACCAAACAGCCATTTAGCTTCTATCACCTCCAGGCCCTTATTCATCAGCGATGCAGAATCGATAGTGATCTTGGCGCCCATCACCCAGTTAGGGTGCTTCAGCGCCTGCTCGCGGGTAACATTAGCCAAAAATGCGGAAGATTTTCCACGAAATGGCCCACCCGAAGCAGTTAGGATGATCTTCTCTATCTCGTTATGCCCCTCACCTGCCAGGCACTGGAAGATAGCCGAATGCTCTGAATCGACCGGTAATATTTTTACGTTATGCTGCTTAGCTAAGGCGGTAACCAATTCGCCGGCTACTACAAGAGTTTCTTTATTGGCTAAAGCAATATCCTTACCGGCCTTTATAGCGGCGATTGTAGGCTCTAAGCCCGAGAAACCCACCATAGCCGTCAGCACCACATCGATATGCTTCTCTGTAACCACCTCGCAAATAGCCTGGTGCCCACATCGTACTTTTACAGCGGTATGTGCCAGCGCCTGCTTTACCAGCGGGTATTTCTGCTCGTCGCAAATAATGGCATAAGCCGGCTTAAACTTTAGCGATTGCGCAATCAGCAGATCGGCGTTAGTTTGCGCGGTAAGCACATAGGCATGGAATAATTCAGGGTTTTCCTGAATTACCTCCAACGTTTGTGTACCGATGCTACCGGTAGATCCTAATACGGCTATATTTTTAATATTGTTCAATTGTTATATTGCTCGATTGTTTTCTGTTAGGGTTTAAGAAATTGTTGCATAACTATTAGCTAAGCATGTCATACGGACAATTTCTCTTCAGTAAATTTAATAAGCTGATGTATTTCACGAGGTAATCTTTCCAGGTAAACATTAATTACCTTATAAATATCATCAGATATTAAACCTCTTATATGTGCTTTATTACACCAATCTGTGCACTCTTTTGTTGAACCCAAACTGTAATAATAGAATTTGATTTTATCTTTTTTGTGATAGCGACCAAAACCTTCTGCGATATTTGCCGATATAGAATCTGCTGCATTTACAAACTGCTTGCCTATTGTATCTTTAGCAAAGTAGTCCCACCCTATCACAATTTTCCACACCTCGTTACCAAAATTGAATGCCGACTTGTATGATGTCAGGTCTGTTAGTTGCAAGTATCGTTTTTCCATTTAACACTTTGATTAGAACAATATCATTAAAACAACAATTAAACAATAAAGCAATCTAACAATTTCCTAATTCTTCCGCTATCTTCCTGTCGTTACTCAACCTCGGTACCTTGTTTTGCCCGCCCAGTTTACCCTGCGCGCGCATATAATTTATAAAGGTATCCTTTTTTAAGCTTCTGACGATTAAAGGCTGCAATATGTTACCCTCGATCAGATCAAAATAGTAAATATTTTTTTGCTGCAGGGCTTTGTCTACTTTACCGGCAAAAGCTTCCAGGTCTTTCGGCTCGGTACCGAACTCTATAAACCACTCGTGATAAGGCAATTCGCCTGCTGGCGGGTTTACCTGCGGGGCTACGGTAAACTCTACCACGTCAACACCTTCTTCTTTAGCTACGCTCATCAACGCCTGCTCCACCTCCTCGCCTATCACATGTTCGCCAAAGGCCGAAATATAATGTTTGATACGACCGGTTACCAAAATGCGGTACGGATCCTTCGATACAAACTTAATGGTATCGCCAATGCTATAACCCCACAAACCCGCATTGGTATTCAGGATAAGCGCGTAGTTCTTATTCAGCTCTACATCCGCTAAACTAATGCGGGTTGGGTTATCATTAAAAAATTCCTCGGCTGGGATAAACTCGTAGAACATACCCGCATCGCAAAGCAACAGCAGGCTTTTATCTTTTTGAGAATCCTGGTAGGCGATAAAACCTTCGGATGCGGGATAGGTCTCGATAGAGTCGATAGCGAAACCGATACTTTCCTCGATACGGGCGCGGTAAGGTTCGTAATTCACCCCACCATAAACAAATAGCTTAAAGTTGGGGAAGATATCCTTGATTTTCTTACCACCTGCTTTTGCCGATAACCTGTCAAAATACATCTGGCACCAGGGTGGTATGCCACTGATGAGGCGCATATCCTGATTAAAGGTCTCGTCGACTATGGCATCTACCTTTTGCTCCCAATCTTCTATACAATTGGTATCGTAAGTGGGTAAACGGTTCTTTTGCAGATAAGCCGGCACATGGTGCGCTACAATGCCCGACAGACGTCCGGTCTGCACGCCATGCTTTTCAGCCAATACCGGGCTGCCTTGCAGGAAGATCATCTTGCCATCCACAAAGTCAGATTTGCCGGTTTCGTGGATATAATTGAGCAAGGCGTTGCGGGCGGCCCTGATATGCTCGGGCATACTTTCCTTACTCAGGGGGATATATTTTACGCCAGATGTGGTGCCCGATGTTTTAGCAAGGTAAGCGGGTTTACCCGGCCAAAGCACGTCGGCTTCGCCTTGAGTTACACGCTCTATATAAGGGCGCAGGTCTTCATAATCGCGTATTGGGACATGCTTTTTGAAACCGGCATAGTTATCAATCTTTTCAAAATCATGATCCTTACCGAAAGCGGTATTCTTTGCCTGATTGATAATTGACTGAAAAGTTTGCTGTTGCAATGCCACCGCGTTTTTACGCAGGTGATCTATTTTTCTGTTTACAACCGCCGCGAAAATCCTACTTAAAACAGAT comes from Mucilaginibacter mali and encodes:
- a CDS encoding GH3 auxin-responsive promoter family protein encodes the protein MGLKSVLSRIFAAVVNRKIDHLRKNAVALQQQTFQSIINQAKNTAFGKDHDFEKIDNYAGFKKHVPIRDYEDLRPYIERVTQGEADVLWPGKPAYLAKTSGTTSGVKYIPLSKESMPEHIRAARNALLNYIHETGKSDFVDGKMIFLQGSPVLAEKHGVQTGRLSGIVAHHVPAYLQKNRLPTYDTNCIEDWEQKVDAIVDETFNQDMRLISGIPPWCQMYFDRLSAKAGGKKIKDIFPNFKLFVYGGVNYEPYRARIEESIGFAIDSIETYPASEGFIAYQDSQKDKSLLLLCDAGMFYEFIPAEEFFNDNPTRISLADVELNKNYALILNTNAGLWGYSIGDTIKFVSKDPYRILVTGRIKHYISAFGEHVIGEEVEQALMSVAKEEGVDVVEFTVAPQVNPPAGELPYHEWFIEFGTEPKDLEAFAGKVDKALQQKNIYYFDLIEGNILQPLIVRSLKKDTFINYMRAQGKLGGQNKVPRLSNDRKIAEELGNC
- a CDS encoding tetratricopeptide repeat protein, which encodes MHNWEDTYLEAEEAIRNTNYLHAKQLLENIILDEPSTAQAHNSLGWLYRTQFDDYERAENHYKAAIRSNPNYPHAYINLLILYTYQEQWEKLKPVADKAMNRPLVDKSLINYRLGIMEEYLQNFDSAIAYYKKAIKLCLNFDSIEDYKRAIANCEYKSTL
- the glgB gene encoding 1,4-alpha-glucan branching protein GlgB, encoding MPEVYSRFTDFDIALFKSGKHYKLYEKLGSHVVEYKGVVGTYFAVWAPNAQTVSVIANFNGWNKSATPLFPRWDGSGIWEVFVPNVGDGEVYKYYIKASTGEDLEKADPFALRWEVPPSTASIVADTYYEWKDQDWMANRLQHNGLDKPYSVYEVHFGSWARSPESPDEFYTYAQMAEKLVPYVKEMGFTHVELMPIMEHPYYPSWGYQVSGYFAASSRYGTPKQLMYLVEEFHKAGIGVILDWVPSHFPGDAHALYKFDGTHLYEHADVRKGFHPDWKSYIFNYGRNEVRAFLISNALFWLDRYHVDGLRVDAVASMLYLDYSRKYGEWEQNQYGGNENLEAISFLKEFNSAVYSHFPDVQTIAEESTSFTGVSRPVYTGGLGFGMKWMMGWMHDTIKYFGEDPINRKYHHNVATFSLIYAFTENFMLPFSHDEVVYGKGSMLRKMPGDEWQQFANLRLVYGYMFTHPGTKLLFMGAEFGQGDEWNYQQSLQWHLLQYPNHLGIQQTIKDLNALYKSEPALYEKGFESTGFEWLDGGNANDSVLVYVRKGTDPDDDIVVVLNMTPVVRHNQRTGVPAGGKWKQLFNSDEKKYWGSGVGNAEISISEEEGWHGKDHSILITLPPLSAVMFKREK
- a CDS encoding four helix bundle protein, with the protein product MEKRYLQLTDLTSYKSAFNFGNEVWKIVIGWDYFAKDTIGKQFVNAADSISANIAEGFGRYHKKDKIKFYYYSLGSTKECTDWCNKAHIRGLISDDIYKVINVYLERLPREIHQLIKFTEEKLSV
- the rseP gene encoding RIP metalloprotease RseP encodes the protein MSIVIMVGQLLLGLSILVILHEAGHFFAARAFGIKVEKFYLFFDAWNFSLFKFNYKGVEYGIGWLPLGGYVKIAGMIDESMDTEQLAGPPQPWEFRSKPAWQRLIVMLGGIVVNIILGIFIFWMITLKYGETFVPNDNVKFGIVPGKIGTHIGLKAGDKIIAVNGKTIQHFEELISSKVLLGNTQLTVVRGGEEKIITVPGNILNDISDYGIGEFVTPRTKFAIDSVVKGSNAQLAGLQKGDSVTAVNKVPVTFFDEFQAELLKYKNQKTDLTVKRHGNLLTLATEINKDGKLGFKDGSTGIAIKPDEPVTKTENYGLISALPVGANRAWGMFADNAKGLGKVFKGELKFNKAVSGPVAMATMFGSHVDWFKFWSLVGLLSMALALMNLLPIPALDGGHALFLIIEMIKGKPLSDKFLERAQLVGFVILITLMVFVFGNDIVKHVIKK
- a CDS encoding 1-deoxy-D-xylulose-5-phosphate reductoisomerase, which translates into the protein MKNIAVLGSTGSIGTQTLEVIQENPELFHAYVLTAQTNADLLIAQSLKFKPAYAIICDEQKYPLVKQALAHTAVKVRCGHQAICEVVTEKHIDVVLTAMVGFSGLEPTIAAIKAGKDIALANKETLVVAGELVTALAKQHNVKILPVDSEHSAIFQCLAGEGHNEIEKIILTASGGPFRGKSSAFLANVTREQALKHPNWVMGAKITIDSASLMNKGLEVIEAKWLFGLTPEQIEVIVHPQSIIHSMVQFTDGSIKAQMGLPDMKLPIQYALTYPHRVRNEFKRFDFTAYPNLSFEKPDMESFRNLKLAFDALDRGGNMPCIINAANEVAVAGFLKDEVGFLAMSDVIEQCMADVEFKETPTLNDYLNTDKETRILAEYLIKHNAPNGVNNLITK